The Oxalobacter aliiformigenes nucleotide sequence GCGGCACAGGCGGGGCTCTCGTTTCCGTCGGCTGCATATCCCGTGCGGCCGTTTTTCTGGCACAAGTCTCTTTTAATATCCCCTCTCCGGATTGACTTGCGAGGTGAGTTTTTCTCCTTTTTCCAAGGCATGGATGAAGTTGGCGACCTGTCTGACGGTTTCGTGACAGAACGTCAGTGCAGCGATGTGAGGGGTGATCGTGATACCGGCGTGATTCCAGAACGGATGGTCTGGCGGGAGTGGCTCCTGTCCTGTAACGTCCAGCGTCGCAGCGCGGATCAGACCGGTTCGCATCGCTTCCAGCAGATCGTTCTCGACAAGATGCTTGCCCCGTCCTGCATTGATCAGATAAGCGCCATGCCCAAGGTGGCGGAAGTTGTCCAGACAGAGTATGCCTTCCGTTTCGGCGGTCAGTGGCAAAACGCAGACCAGAATGCGGACATTATCCAGGAATGCCTGCATTTGTTGTTTGCCTGCGTAACAGGCGATGCCGGGGATGTTTTTTATGTGGCGGCTCCAGCCACGGAGTGGAAAACCGAATGGCATGAGTGCCTTCGCCACAGCGGTCCCCATAATGCCCATGCCCATGATGCCGATCGTGAAATCTTCCCGCTTGTACGGGGTCAGCATTTCCCATATACGGTTTCCGGCCTGTTTTTCGTATTCGTCAAAACGGCGATAGTAGCGAAGGACAGCATGAGTGACATATTCGGCCATCTGAATCGCCATTCCGGCATCTTCGAGTCTGAAGATAGGGACATTTATATCAATCGCATGGCTCATGGCCAGCAGGGAATCGACCCCGGCAGCGAGATTGAATATCGCTTTCAATCCGGTTCTGTTCTGGAACAATGATGCCGGCGGATTCCAGACCAGTGCGTAATCCGCCGGAGCATTGTCAC carries:
- a CDS encoding 2-hydroxyacid dehydrogenase — protein: MRILYYNEGENPAEWLPSLKTALPEAEIRLWQPGDNAPADYALVWNPPASLFQNRTGLKAIFNLAAGVDSLLAMSHAIDINVPIFRLEDAGMAIQMAEYVTHAVLRYYRRFDEYEKQAGNRIWEMLTPYKREDFTIGIMGMGIMGTAVAKALMPFGFPLRGWSRHIKNIPGIACYAGKQQMQAFLDNVRILVCVLPLTAETEGILCLDNFRHLGHGAYLINAGRGKHLVENDLLEAMRTGLIRAATLDVTGQEPLPPDHPFWNHAGITITPHIAALTFCHETVRQVANFIHALEKGEKLTSQVNPERGY